The Aptenodytes patagonicus chromosome 19, bAptPat1.pri.cur, whole genome shotgun sequence genome contains the following window.
AGCACTTACctctaactgaaaaataaaaaaaaaaaaagaaaaaggaaactggaCCTTATCTGCAGGAGATTTCTGTCTGCATCAGAGGTACAGTGCAGTTACCAGCTGTCTCTTTGTCTCTTTACCTGTGACCGTGGTGATGTGGCTGGAAGAACAGGAGGCTCTTCTGTGGACACAGCTAGTTCCAGTGCAGTGATAAGAAGCATGGTGGGAGTCAGACTTGTAGCTTCCTCTGCCTGGAGGTTTTGAAACTGTTCTTCAAAGCTTTCAGGTTTCTTGTACAGGGAGCTTGGCCCAGCATCAGGAGTCTTCCCTGCAGAGGGCAACAGGTGCAGTAGCATTAGCTTTCTCatcccttttctctctgtgtgccATAGATTTGAGTCAAAGGAATTCAGATTTCATCCAGCCACTGGCCAGTGTTCTACCACCCTGAGCTGCTGTTTAGACCAGTGTAAAACAGTGATGTGCTATTAAATTAAAGTGATAGATCAGGTCCAGAGTATATGCACCTTGCTTTTTTACACACTGAAGTCATACATAATCACGCCTTCTTGAAGATATGTCTGTCTCTTGCTTAAGAAGCAAAGGATTTCTTCTTCTGGTCTCAAGAGTACAAAATGTACCTGTTTAACCATTTTTAAACCAATGGATTAAGCTGCTGCAAATACCTGTGAACACATTCTTATTTGATTTTAGTAGTGGGTTATTTCAATTTAGCTCGTCAGGACCTACCTAACTTGAAATAAGAATATCTTCACAGCCTGATCCCTGCTTTTCCTAAGTATTAATTTAAATACAGACCTTAAGTTAAACCAAAGAAACAAGGCCTGTTTTGTAGTCTGCAAATATTGCTTCAAACCAGCTTTGTTGCATACTCTTCTATATTGCTTCACATGAGTTGTTTAGTCAGTCCCCTGAGAAAACAATAGAGCTCTTCTTACTGACGCAGGGAGGAGTGATAGCTGGAACTCAGGGATACTGACACCCAGGTTGTCAAATAGTGTAGATTGACACAAATTGCCTGGCTTTAATAGAACTAAAGATTTACCACGCTGACCATACTATACCACAGAGACAAACACCCACAACTTGACCTGCAAAGGAAAGCAGTCCCAGTCAAAAACaagcaacattttaaagtaattagTGCAATTTCACATAtgcaaaatttgtattttttgttgttcagcATAAATATAGAAGAATACAAGCTCTGATGAGAAGAAACTGATCTTCAAGCAAAGTAGGGGTTTTGTACTATTTCTAGTTCTGATCATGTttcaaagtcagtggaaagattAAACATGGCTTGGACATGTTTGTTCATAAATTGAACCatttgctaaaaaagaaaaaaaacaaagcggGCCACCCCAAAACAACCCCTCAAGTCCTAGGAACTTTCAGAGCTCCCCCTGTAAGGCAAACCAGGTCATTTTCACAAAATTGCAGCCAGCAGTAAAAACCTCTGGTTCGGGAGTTCCCCTTTTTTCTTGTGCCTCTTTTGTTTGGCAGATTTCTCCCCGGAGCAGGCACACATCCCACACCCTCCACACACCCATGTGGCTCAACCACAGCTGCATCTTCTTGCCCTCACACAAGTGACACTCATTTTAAGTGACCCAACAGCTTCAGCTTCCCTTGGAGCTCAAATACCTCTGTGGTGTTTCAGCCTGTCCCTGCGGCTGTGTCGCCGATGCTCTCGGttctgcttctttcctctctCAGACCCAGGGGACTGGTTCTCCCTTTCAGGATATGGGAACTCAAAACCCAGGAACACATCCTTATTCTGTTTCAGGGCTGctggctgtccctctgcagccagcTCTTCCACAGCTGGAGCTCCGCTACCCATTCTGAGGGCCTCTTCCCCAGCTGGCCGCGCTCTAGAAGGCATGGCATGGACCCTCTCCTTCTTGGCCAAGCCATGCTTGTGGTGGTGCCCACTtctgggctgctgcagccacTTCTCTTGGTTTTGAAGATGGTTGTTGTTCTCTGGGACATTTTTGAGCTTTGTGCCAGGGTCCAGGGAGACTGCGAGACTGATGTCAGAAAGAACCAGCAcgcacaggaaaaggaaaggagagaagaaggtGGAAGGAGTTGCCATAATCCTGGGTGCTCTGCCTCacctacaattaaaaaaaaaaaaaaagaagaaaaaataagcaacCAACTTCTAGGAACTGCAAAGGCAAGCAAGATTCAGACCTAGGACACTTAGATGAAAACAGTTACGGTGTCCAGAGCTGgaagtgctttttttccctccttggttacctcctcctctcccagccccagtTACAGCAGCTGAGACACACGTGCAGGGCCTGCAGGGCTGAGAGGTCCCAGTTTCATGTGCAAATGAGGGCCATCAATCAGTAGGACATTTCCCTTTGATTCCTGACTAGTCCCCCTACCCTCCCATTCACAGCCTATCATctgaggggctggggaggctggctCCTGCAGGCCACAGCTCCTGAGCCGCCTGCGCAGCACCAGCTGTCTGGCTAGGGCTGTTTGCTGCCAGGTTGGCATCCTGGGCCTGGCTGGcactggcctctcctcacagctgGTTTCCTTGCAATGAAGATGTCAAGATGAACAGAACTGGAGGCAGATGGTGGCCTCGCAGGACCAGCAACAGCCCTGAGCAGCTCAAGACAGAGACACATGCGCATGCACACAAATACTGCTTCAGGGTGGCTGAAACTggtcaagggaagaaaaaacactggaCATTTTGTGCTGATACCTCACAGCGTAGCAAAGAAACAAATCTGCTGCTGTCAGCAAAGCAGGGGATGCTGCTCTAAAGATCAAGGGGCAGGGAGGCAGACGGAGTTTTCTCTAGTTTGTCCCACTTTCCCTCCTTGACCCTGCACAGGTCACTTCACCTCACCCCACCAGGTGAGGCTGTCACTGGGAGGGTAATTTATGTCCAAAGAACACTGAGACCGAGTCCCTCAGCACAATGGCTGCAGACTATTCTCATTCATTCTGCTTCACTGTAATATTTTTGAGGGTCTTCCTTCATCCTTGTGTTTGTGAGACATGGCTTTGGGACATTGCACAAGTCGGAGATTTCTCCAATTAAGTAATTCTCTGTCCTTTCCaacaaaaaggggaaagggattttcagcatttccagtgcAGCCTTTCACTTTGGGGTAGCTTTCCCAGACTGTCCCTGTCAATCTGGGCAGCATGAAGGCATGCTTAAAGCCGGAGTTCCCTGTGACACTGACACGGTCAGAAAGCCAGGCCTATGCTTACATTTGAGAAATACTGTCACAAAGTTACAGCCACAGCTCTTCActcaccctcctccccatctttcctgcaccccagcccccagctgcacCTGATGTCCATCTGTCTGTTCACTAGGTGAACCACTTTGCTGCATAATTACAATGGCTTGTACTCCCTCCTCCAGGTGCTTTGCTGCTTGACCAGCCATTGTCACCTGTGAAGGGCAGCAGGTAACATCCTTTGAGGCCAATCTCAGTGCCTTTTTGTGGAGCTGACAGAAGACACCCTAAGAATGGCCTTggttcttcctttcctcttttctttcaacCTATGAGACAGATGTGAAATGTTTTGAGTCAGTGAAACCTCTGCCATCATAGCAGCCCCAGCCTCGTGGAGCATCTGGGGAATTTAGAAGGAGATGTCTTCATCCTCTTAACTGAAAAGCCTGCTCACTCATTCACCAGCTGATTCAGCCTTTCCAAGGTTCACCTCTGTTATTGCTCAGAGTCTGGGAGCAAATTTGCAGTTCAGACCTCCCCTGGAAAGAGGTAGGAAGCACGGGGGCCTTCTCTTTAATGCAGTGTCTGAAAAGCGGGTCTTTCTACTGGCCACAAAGGACAACAAACTGCTACTTGAGGACTGATTTGGGAGGTGCTGGCTAGTTCATTTGCTGAAGGCATAACActatgaaaaagtattttattggCAGCTACCTGGGACAAAGGAAAACCAGACCAACAGCTAAATCTATTAACAAAGCACTTGAAGTCCTCCTTCAAAACCAATGGAACAAATAGCAACCAAGCAAACCCCAAGCTCTGCATCCACGGcgttttgttttttcctaggaTTTTCTCTGTAAGAACCAGAGCAGACCAGCTGGATCAAGACATCACTCAGAACAACTCAAAGAGCTGGAAACAGCATCTTACCTTTTCATCTGTAGGCAAAATGCCAAGAGGAGAGAACAAGTGCAAAGAGAATGCGAGGCAGGTGTCTCCAATCTCACTCACACAGACATGGGCCCTTTGATGGTGAACCTGACAGACACATTAGCTGCGGATTCTGGTTTTCAGCAGGAGCTAGAAAGCAGCTAAATGCTGCAGGGCAGTTAAACAGAAGGTCTGCTTCAAAGTGTAGGGGGCATTTATTTAAGCTGCCCAGCTGTCTTGTTGGCATGACACAGGATGAAAGTGCAGCTAGAGCACATGTGTTGCCTCATCTCTGCGCTGGCTGAGAGGGCAGGCTAACATGCTGTGTTACTGGGAATCTAGCATTAATAATACAGATAAATACCTGTACTGCACTATTGTCAGGGGAGGTCTGAGCTGTTTGCCAAACCAAAACAGTGCATGGACAAGTTTTGGTACCTTGGGTTAATGCAACGCTGCTGTGCTAGAGGCACAGAAGTCCCAGCCTTCTCTTAACCACTTTTTTCCATGCCCTAATCTATCTTCAACTTCAGAAACCTCTTCCTaccttctccatttttcttacCCTACAGAAGCTGTAAAATTCACGCTTCCAAAAGGCAGCTAGAAAACACAACAGCATCCCTACTTCTCCTCGGTGCTCAGGTTCCTCAATATCTGAGCACCAAAGTAAACTACACCTTCTCCTCTGTCAGGACCACAGTCCACAAAAGAAGTCCGTGCTAGCCCCTGCCTTGTTGATGTAGGTGGCAGCAATGTTCTCACACTGCTGATGCACCTTTTCTGCAAAGGGTGAAATTCTGCCCCGAGACATATGCCAGGCAGAAAGAAGTCTGGTCTTGTAAGGAGATACCTTTCCTAAATTGCTCTAAAACAAATACACGTTACA
Protein-coding sequences here:
- the DRAXIN gene encoding draxin, translating into MATPSTFFSPFLFLCVLVLSDISLAVSLDPGTKLKNVPENNNHLQNQEKWLQQPRSGHHHKHGLAKKERVHAMPSRARPAGEEALRMGSGAPAVEELAAEGQPAALKQNKDVFLGFEFPYPERENQSPGSERGKKQNREHRRHSRRDRLKHHRGKTPDAGPSSLYKKPESFEEQFQNLQAEEATSLTPTMLLITALELAVSTEEPPVLPATSPRSQARLRQDGDVMPTLDMALFDWTDYEDLKPEMWPSAKKKEKRRSKSPNSGNETVTAEGEPCDHHLDCLPGSCCDLREHLCKPHNRGLNNKCYDDCMCTEGLRCYAKFHRNRRVTRRKGRCVEPESANGEQGSFINV